One Pseudomonas brassicacearum genomic region harbors:
- a CDS encoding DUF6124 family protein, with amino-acid sequence MDKLIPDPPVPPLHLDIAADANAERVIDSYLNPKPAQPDKKLPPGQLFTVVEGVDAESLLANLSETLASANAMAGDLAFDLEDSRRHVALGLQQLIELSQLLANRALDVVDPR; translated from the coding sequence ATGGACAAACTCATCCCCGACCCACCCGTTCCACCGCTGCATCTGGATATCGCCGCCGACGCCAACGCCGAACGTGTCATCGATTCCTATCTGAACCCCAAACCCGCCCAGCCCGACAAGAAGCTGCCTCCGGGCCAGTTGTTCACCGTCGTGGAGGGCGTCGATGCTGAAAGCCTGTTGGCCAATCTCAGCGAAACCTTGGCCTCCGCCAATGCCATGGCCGGCGATTTGGCGTTCGACCTGGAGGATTCTCGACGGCATGTTGCGTTGGGATTGCAACAGTTGATCGAGCTGAGTCAGCTATTGGCAAACCGGGCACTGGATGTCGTCGATCCTAGATAG